Proteins co-encoded in one Streptomyces roseochromogenus subsp. oscitans DS 12.976 genomic window:
- a CDS encoding DeoR/GlpR family DNA-binding transcription regulator, whose translation MRPSRGTEADVEQRRHRLLQQVIAQGAVRIDTLAENLQVSTMTVHRDLANLESRQLLHKRRGMAVALPNVTLETATRFREYLDIETKEAFAERLIREVKPGQTVLMDCGSTLFPLARRLTRIEGLTVVTNSLRIAGLVGGADAAPGTRVILLGGAFRADFEACAGTDTLRHLSRIRADVMFSSATAIQGGRLSHPDQAWADLKEALQSAAERRVLPVDHSKFGRTATHCYGDATGYDLVLTDDATPEDEIQAIEALGVPVEIVTT comes from the coding sequence ATGAGGCCGAGCCGGGGGACCGAGGCCGACGTCGAGCAGCGCCGGCATAGGCTGCTGCAGCAGGTCATCGCCCAAGGCGCCGTACGGATCGACACTCTGGCCGAGAACCTGCAGGTCAGCACCATGACGGTGCATCGAGACCTGGCCAACCTGGAATCCCGGCAGCTGCTGCACAAGCGCCGCGGCATGGCCGTCGCCCTGCCGAACGTCACGCTCGAGACCGCCACGCGGTTCCGCGAGTACCTCGACATCGAGACGAAGGAAGCGTTCGCCGAACGCCTCATCCGAGAGGTCAAGCCAGGGCAGACGGTCCTCATGGACTGCGGCAGCACGCTCTTCCCGCTCGCCCGCAGGCTGACCCGGATCGAGGGCCTGACCGTGGTCACCAACTCGCTCCGCATCGCGGGTCTCGTCGGCGGCGCCGACGCCGCGCCCGGCACGCGGGTGATCCTGCTGGGCGGCGCCTTCCGTGCCGACTTCGAGGCGTGCGCCGGCACGGACACGCTGCGCCACCTGTCCCGGATCCGGGCCGACGTGATGTTCTCCTCGGCCACCGCCATCCAGGGCGGCCGACTGTCCCACCCGGACCAGGCGTGGGCGGACCTCAAGGAAGCCCTGCAGAGCGCGGCCGAGCGTCGCGTCCTCCCCGTCGACCACAGCAAGTTCGGCCGCACGGCCACCCACTGCTACGGCGACGCCACCGGCTACGACCTGGTCCTCACCGACGACGCCACTCCCGAGGACGAAATCCAGGCGATCGAGGCACTCGGCGTCCCCGTCGAGATCGTCACCACCTGA
- the pstS gene encoding phosphate ABC transporter substrate-binding protein PstS, translated as MMLQPKGGTRGLSVGAAVVSSALLLTACGSSGNSRPANTSSMTASSATSGASGVKCGKPATLSASGSTAQEFAMKVWIKSYTRACPGTRISYEGNGSGAGQTDFLKGRTSFAGSDSALSAAQISQSKAVCSHGGRAVHLPMVGGPIAIGFNLPGVSKLVLDAPTLAKVFDSQITKWNDPAITKLNPGTKLPSTQIRASHRSDSSGTTDNFTSYLSAAAPSAWPYGHSKQWTAKGGQSAKGSSGVVEQVKGTVGAIGYVELTYALARNVSTASIATGASSPVDASVLTASKAIAASTAAGSGGDLVLKLDYATKAPGAYPIDMVTYEIVCDKGNKPATWSATKAFLTYIAGTGGQQDLSFEGYATLPATIVNKVRSRIDTLS; from the coding sequence GTGATGCTTCAGCCAAAGGGTGGGACGCGTGGCCTGTCGGTCGGTGCGGCAGTCGTCTCCAGTGCCCTGCTTCTGACGGCTTGTGGCTCGAGCGGTAACTCCCGGCCCGCCAACACGTCGTCCATGACTGCCTCGTCCGCCACCTCCGGTGCGAGTGGTGTCAAATGCGGCAAGCCAGCCACGCTATCGGCTTCCGGATCGACCGCGCAGGAGTTCGCGATGAAGGTCTGGATCAAGAGCTACACGCGGGCATGTCCCGGTACCCGGATCAGCTACGAAGGCAATGGATCCGGCGCCGGCCAGACCGATTTCCTCAAGGGCAGAACCTCCTTCGCGGGTTCCGACTCCGCACTGAGCGCTGCCCAGATCAGCCAGTCCAAGGCCGTCTGCTCCCACGGCGGCCGAGCTGTCCACCTGCCGATGGTCGGCGGCCCGATCGCCATCGGCTTCAATCTGCCAGGAGTCAGCAAACTGGTCCTGGACGCTCCCACCCTGGCCAAGGTCTTCGATTCGCAGATCACGAAATGGAACGACCCAGCGATCACGAAGCTCAACCCCGGCACCAAGCTGCCGTCGACACAGATTCGGGCATCACACCGTTCCGATTCCTCAGGTACGACGGACAACTTCACTTCCTACCTGAGCGCCGCCGCACCAAGCGCCTGGCCGTACGGGCACAGCAAGCAGTGGACGGCCAAGGGCGGCCAGTCCGCCAAGGGCTCCTCGGGCGTCGTCGAACAGGTGAAAGGGACCGTGGGCGCGATCGGCTACGTCGAGCTGACGTACGCACTCGCTCGCAACGTGTCCACGGCTTCGATCGCCACCGGAGCCTCCTCTCCGGTCGACGCCAGTGTCCTCACGGCCTCCAAGGCGATCGCCGCATCCACGGCTGCGGGTTCCGGTGGCGACCTCGTGCTGAAGCTCGACTACGCGACCAAGGCCCCGGGCGCCTACCCGATCGACATGGTCACCTACGAGATCGTCTGCGACAAGGGCAACAAGCCGGCGACGTGGTCCGCCACCAAGGCGTTCCTGACGTACATCGCCGGCACGGGAGGCCAGCAGGACTTGAGTTTCGAGGGATACGCGACGCTCCCGGCGACGATCGTGAACAAGGTTCGCAGCAGGATTGACACCTTGTCCTGA